The DNA segment GACCTTGATGCGTTGGTAAGGGAAGTACGCCAAAAGCGTCAGGAGAAAATTCAAGACCATTGCAGTACTCTGCAAATGTTAGATATTGCTCAGGCAATTCCCTTAAGTGAAATTTACACTCCTGTGAGTATTTTGGAGGAGATAACCAGTCAGCAATGGCGGGAAATTTCTGACCTGATGAATGATTGGTGTATTGAATCTAACTTTCAGGGGTTTGGGCAAGGAAAACATCAAAGAGCATTACCAGGGTTAGATGCTATATCGCGCTATTCAAAATTGATGCTTTTGGGTAAACCTGGGTCTGGGAAGACAACATTTTTACAGTATCTAGCAATGGAATGTAATTATGGTAAATTACGACCCAATCAAGTACCTATCTTTATTAGGTTAAAGGAATTTGCTGAAGATACTCAACGTGAGAGTGAGTTAAATCTTTTACAGTACTTAGTTCAAGAATTTCGTTGCAATGGAGTTGAAGAAGAATCAACTTTAGCGGTGCTTACGGGAGGTAAAGCACTAATTTTACTTGATGCTTTAGATGAAGTGCCATTGAGTCATGTAGATAAAGTTATTAGAGAAATCCGCAAGTTTATTCAGACATTTTATAAAAATCAATTTGTAATTACTTGCCGAGTTTCTGCCCAAAAATATAGGTTTCAAGGTTTCACTGAGGTGGAAATTGCAGATTTTCAAGAACAACAAAGAGATGTTTTTGTCAAGCAATGGTTTATGGCAGTGGCTCATCTGTCAAGCAAAGAAGGTGAATCAACTTGCAATATATTTACCCAGCAACTGAACTTACCGGAAAATCAGCGCATCCGAGAATTAGCGAATACACCAATTTTATTGCATCTATTGTGTTTAATATTTAAAGTTAAGATGCAATTTCCCTGTAAATCGGCAAATTTATACGAACAGGCACTGAATATTTTCCTGGCTAGATGGGATGAAACTAGAGGTATTAAAAGAGATGATTTTTATGCACATTTAAATTTAGCAGATAAAAAGAAGCTACTTTGCTATCTTGCCGTCAATACTTTTGTGAAAGGAGATTATTTCTTTACTTCAGATAAAATTCAAGACTTAATATGTGATTATTTATCTAACCAATCAAATACCATTGATTTACAGCAACATAGTATAGATATTCTGCAAGGAATTGAAGCACAAGATGGTTTATTAGTAGAACGAGCTAGGGGGATTGATTCTTTTTCCCATTTGGCATTTCAAGAATATCTCACTGCAAAATATATTGTTGATGATGCTCAAAATTATAATTGGCAGTTGTTAATTAACCACATAGGCGAAGAGCGTTGGCATAACTTGTTCTTGTTAATCGTCAGTATGTTAGATAAACCTGACAACATACTCCAATTAATGAAAGATAAAGTTGATGAGCTTGTAGCTGCTGATGAAAAGATTCAAAGTTATTTAGTTTGGCTGCATCAAAAAACTAATGAAGTTGTTAATTCAGGGCAAGTATTTGCTACTCGTGCCTTTTACATGATTTGTAGTTACTTTTTTGCCGATAGTGACAACAATGTGTTAGCAGGAGATTTATTTAACGATATATCTTTTAATGCTGAATTAGCTCTGGATCAGTTGCTTTTTAGTACTCTGAACTGTGTGAGTGAGCTAGAAATTTGTTTTGAACAAAATCTTCATCACGCTCATGCTTTTAATTATATCTACGCTCTCAACATTAATTTCGATGAAGCTATTAATATAGTTAGTGATGCCGAATTTAGAGAAGAATTACAAAAGCTCAAGAAAGGATTACCCAGTGCAGAAAGTAATTTTGAAAAATTAGTATCTTGGTGGGATGAAAATGGTAAGTCATGGAACCAACAATTGAGTATTAAGATAATTAAATATCGTAACATTGGTCACAATTGGCAATTTGAGAAGCAACAAGTTAGGTTATTACAACAATATTTTAAAGCTAATAAATTACTAATGGATTGTCTAAGATATGCTTTGAATGATGGATTAAAACAAAAAATTGAGGATGAATTATTTCTAATCTACCAAAAGAGATAAATAGACAATATTCATACCACAGCCAGAGAAAATAAACGGATAAACTTAGCTAAATTGCTATTAATTCCATTAGCAGTTAATAGTTAGGTTATGACTAATAATCCATTAGGCCGTATTATTCCTCAGCAACCACCCATTGAACCACAGTCTGATGCTCATGTACTCAAGTCTCGTTTAGAGTGGGGCGAACCAGCTTTTACAATACTCGATGTACGCGATCGCTCTACCTATAATGATGGTCATATTATGGGTGCGATGGCAATGCCCATCGAGGACTTAGTAGACAGAGCCTCATCGTCCTTAGAAAAAAGCCGTGATATTTATGTTTATGGCGCAGGTGATGAGCAAACCTCCCAAGCGGTAAATCTCCTGCGTTCGGCTGGTTTTGAACACGTCTCTGAACTCAAGGGTGGTTTAGCTGCATGGAAGGCGATTGGCGGCCCTACCGAAGGAATCATTGAATCCAGAACTCCCGCAGGTGCGGATGACTACAACGTTGTTTCTCGAATGCAAAATCATTTAGAGAATCAGAAGAAGGAAGTTTAGTAGTCATTGGTTTTTTGTTTGGACAGTTGACAGTTGACAGCTGACAGTTAACTGTTAACTGTTGGCTGTTGACTAACGATTAGTTTAATGTTCAAACAAATCTTTGAACTGTAATAAGTCTAGGGAAACAATTGTTGGTAGGACTTGAAAGCATTGTTGTGCTAGTTCCCAGCGTTCTTCGCGTTTGAGCATAGCGACTAATTTTTGTTGGGCGCTAAGTAAATAGCGGACATCATTGGCGGCGTAACTGAGTTGTGCTTCAGTTAAATTCGCTGCGTTTCCCCAATCTGAACCTTGAGCGCTTTTATCTAGTTCTACTTGTTCTAACTCATGCACCAAATCTTTAAGTCCGTGGCGATTGGTGTAAGTGCGGGCTAACTTACTGGCGATTTTGGTGCAGAAAATTGGCTGGACGTGAATATCTAGATGGTGAAGCAAGGTAGCAACATCAAACCGAGCGAAGTGAAAAACTTTGAGGACGTTTGTTGCTTCTAGGAGTTTTTTGAGATTTGGGGCTGCGGTTTGTCCTTGGGCTATACGGATTGCAGTTACCTTCCCCTCTGGGTTGCATAGCTGAATTAAGCACAGGCGATCGCGCTGGGGTAACAATCCCATCGTTTCTGTATCGACAGCGATCGCCTCGGATTGTAAA comes from the Nostoc sp. PCC 7120 = FACHB-418 genome and includes:
- a CDS encoding ribonuclease H-like domain-containing protein, with product MTLQDFQVGDRDLSDATVAQYLQSEAIAVDTETMGLLPQRDRLCLIQLCNPEGKVTAIRIAQGQTAAPNLKKLLEATNVLKVFHFARFDVATLLHHLDIHVQPIFCTKIASKLARTYTNRHGLKDLVHELEQVELDKSAQGSDWGNAANLTEAQLSYAANDVRYLLSAQQKLVAMLKREERWELAQQCFQVLPTIVSLDLLQFKDLFEH
- a CDS encoding rhodanese-like domain-containing protein; amino-acid sequence: MTNNPLGRIIPQQPPIEPQSDAHVLKSRLEWGEPAFTILDVRDRSTYNDGHIMGAMAMPIEDLVDRASSSLEKSRDIYVYGAGDEQTSQAVNLLRSAGFEHVSELKGGLAAWKAIGGPTEGIIESRTPAGADDYNVVSRMQNHLENQKKEV
- a CDS encoding NACHT domain-containing protein, whose translation is MTSQGLRASPEGIRAAKTALTDKTLTQQKLAAALGITRQPVSKFFAGEPVSRSCFVQICQQLGLSWQKVVGLAEEAISETKLQSQGIDLDALVREVRQKRQEKIQDHCSTLQMLDIAQAIPLSEIYTPVSILEEITSQQWREISDLMNDWCIESNFQGFGQGKHQRALPGLDAISRYSKLMLLGKPGSGKTTFLQYLAMECNYGKLRPNQVPIFIRLKEFAEDTQRESELNLLQYLVQEFRCNGVEEESTLAVLTGGKALILLDALDEVPLSHVDKVIREIRKFIQTFYKNQFVITCRVSAQKYRFQGFTEVEIADFQEQQRDVFVKQWFMAVAHLSSKEGESTCNIFTQQLNLPENQRIRELANTPILLHLLCLIFKVKMQFPCKSANLYEQALNIFLARWDETRGIKRDDFYAHLNLADKKKLLCYLAVNTFVKGDYFFTSDKIQDLICDYLSNQSNTIDLQQHSIDILQGIEAQDGLLVERARGIDSFSHLAFQEYLTAKYIVDDAQNYNWQLLINHIGEERWHNLFLLIVSMLDKPDNILQLMKDKVDELVAADEKIQSYLVWLHQKTNEVVNSGQVFATRAFYMICSYFFADSDNNVLAGDLFNDISFNAELALDQLLFSTLNCVSELEICFEQNLHHAHAFNYIYALNINFDEAINIVSDAEFREELQKLKKGLPSAESNFEKLVSWWDENGKSWNQQLSIKIIKYRNIGHNWQFEKQQVRLLQQYFKANKLLMDCLRYALNDGLKQKIEDELFLIYQKR